The sequence below is a genomic window from Streptomyces sp. NBC_00289.
TGATCACCGCGGGAGGAACCTTGTCAGCCGGTGCGGGCGGTACGGGTGGTACGGGCGCAGAGAACAACATGGGGCGCGACGAGACCGAGGAGGAGAGAGCCGACCGGAAGTGGGTCGAGCTCATCCAGGAGATCAGGGTCGCCCAGACCGGTGTGCAGATCCTGTTCGGCTTCCTGCTCACCGTCGTCTTCACACCGCGGTACACGCAGCTGACGCAGACGGACAAGAACATCTACATCGTGACGGTCGTGCTCGGAGCCTGCACCACCGGCGCCCTCATCGGACCGGTCTCCCTGCACCGCCTGGTGTCGGGGCGGCGCGTCAAACCGCAGGCGGTCGAGTGGGCGTCCCGGATGACCTTCGTCGGCCTGGTGCTGCTGCTCGCCACCATGACCTCCTCGCTCCTGCTGATCC
It includes:
- a CDS encoding DUF6328 family protein, whose protein sequence is MGRDETEEERADRKWVELIQEIRVAQTGVQILFGFLLTVVFTPRYTQLTQTDKNIYIVTVVLGACTTGALIGPVSLHRLVSGRRVKPQAVEWASRMTFVGLVLLLATMTSSLLLILRVATHDGYVPYLVTGVVVWYLVCWFVVPLWTRRRHTTK